Proteins from a genomic interval of Brucella intermedia LMG 3301:
- a CDS encoding SDR family oxidoreductase — MSDMKNRVAIVTGASRGIGAAIAERLGRDGFTVIVNYVGNAAMANAVVARIEAAGGVALSAQADVADPVAVKKMFDAAETAFGGVDVLINNAGIMSLSPLAATEDLDFDKTVSVNLKGTFNTMREAGRRLRDNGRIINFSTSVVGLKLENYGIYAATKAAVQTLTAIMAKEMRGRNITVNAVAPGPTATDLFLDGKSEELVARMAKMSPLERLGTPEDIAGVVAFLAGPDGAWVNGQTLRANGGII; from the coding sequence ATGTCAGATATGAAAAACAGGGTTGCCATCGTCACCGGAGCATCGCGAGGCATCGGTGCCGCCATTGCCGAACGTCTGGGGCGCGATGGTTTTACGGTTATCGTCAACTATGTCGGCAACGCTGCGATGGCCAACGCGGTGGTGGCAAGGATCGAGGCTGCGGGAGGCGTCGCGCTATCAGCACAGGCCGATGTTGCCGATCCCGTCGCAGTAAAGAAAATGTTCGATGCTGCCGAAACCGCATTCGGAGGAGTTGACGTCCTCATCAATAATGCCGGTATCATGTCCCTGTCACCCCTCGCCGCTACCGAAGATTTGGATTTTGACAAGACTGTATCGGTCAATCTAAAAGGGACATTCAATACTATGCGGGAGGCAGGCAGGCGCCTGCGCGACAATGGACGCATTATCAATTTTTCCACCAGTGTGGTTGGCCTGAAACTGGAAAATTACGGTATTTATGCAGCGACCAAGGCCGCCGTCCAAACGCTGACGGCTATCATGGCCAAGGAAATGCGCGGTCGAAACATCACCGTCAATGCCGTCGCCCCCGGCCCCACCGCGACCGACCTCTTTCTGGATGGAAAATCCGAGGAACTGGTTGCTCGCATGGCGAAGATGAGCCCGCTCGAACGGCTCGGCACACCGGAGGACATCGCAGGCGTAGTGGCGTTTCTCGCGGGACCCGACGGCGCTTGGGTGAACGGCCAGACCTTACGCGCCAATGGTGGGATCATCTGA
- a CDS encoding DUF2865 domain-containing protein — MTQRQLSALRAMERSRGCKGGDERGGFFNPCRDLAQRIAEIQRQLASSSLSSRACAEQPVAPQTAKVKLDRPKTSSVTTPGKPWVPSGVKGALTYCVRLSDGYLFPAPHSQFQKSDNVTETLAQCRFICQGENVDLYILTDPNGETADMVSVSNGKPYIELPTAYAYQGGSDFKKCDWAGYVNKISELRANSKGSRAFKNVVVPMPDTRPTRNDEVAISTTSFAPMSDRNVRVIGPAFIFDEDAAQAKSATY; from the coding sequence ATGACGCAACGCCAGCTTTCAGCCCTGCGCGCAATGGAGCGGAGCCGCGGCTGCAAGGGGGGCGACGAACGTGGAGGTTTCTTCAATCCGTGTCGTGATCTTGCCCAGCGTATTGCTGAAATCCAGCGGCAACTCGCGTCCAGTTCGCTTTCTTCTAGGGCGTGTGCCGAACAGCCGGTTGCGCCGCAAACTGCAAAAGTAAAACTCGACCGGCCGAAAACGTCTTCGGTCACCACGCCCGGCAAGCCGTGGGTTCCCAGCGGTGTGAAGGGCGCCTTGACCTATTGCGTGCGCTTGTCGGACGGTTATCTTTTTCCGGCTCCGCATTCGCAGTTCCAGAAATCCGACAATGTGACGGAGACATTGGCGCAATGCCGCTTTATCTGTCAGGGGGAGAATGTCGATCTTTATATTTTGACCGATCCGAATGGCGAAACAGCGGACATGGTTTCCGTTTCCAACGGCAAGCCCTACATCGAGCTTCCAACTGCCTACGCCTATCAAGGCGGCAGCGATTTCAAGAAGTGCGATTGGGCTGGTTATGTCAACAAGATCAGCGAATTGCGAGCCAATAGCAAAGGCAGTCGTGCATTCAAAAATGTGGTCGTGCCCATGCCGGACACGCGACCGACACGCAATGATGAGGTCGCGATTTCGACAACGTCTTTTGCTCCCATGAGTGACCGCAATGTACGTGTGATTGGTCCTGCATTCATTTTCGACGAAGATGCGGCGCAGGCAAAGTCCGCTACCTACTGA
- a CDS encoding ABC transporter substrate-binding protein: MLLQRAKTLTASVCLAMTALTMAGSASAANLEVTHWWTSGGEAAAVKVLAEKFDALGGDKWVDGAIAGSGSTARPIIISRILGGNPMGATQLNHGRQAEELVQGGLMMDLTELAEKEGWADFIRPKSLLESCTFEGRLYCVPLNIHSWEWMWVNPQAFRDAGTEPPKNWNDLVAAAPKLKEKNIVPLATGDGWQVNGILTVLTTAIGGKDLYLKVNKDKDADAARGPEMKKVFEALAQARELADKGYVGRSWNEATNMVLTGRAGTQIMGDWAQGEFGTAGKVAGKDYDCLPGLGVHPYLDTGGDAIYFPKNKDPEVTKAQLKLASMLVSKDTQVAFNLAKGSLPIRGDVDLEAASTCMRAGIEILKNPDNIVPSVEQLRAPDTQGQIESLAAEFFSNPDMTVDDIQERFAEIIEQAQ; encoded by the coding sequence ATGTTGCTTCAAAGAGCAAAGACGCTCACCGCATCCGTTTGTCTGGCTATGACAGCGTTGACAATGGCAGGTTCGGCCTCGGCGGCCAATCTTGAAGTCACCCATTGGTGGACATCCGGCGGTGAAGCTGCGGCGGTCAAGGTTCTTGCTGAAAAATTTGATGCGCTCGGCGGCGACAAATGGGTCGATGGAGCGATAGCCGGTAGCGGCTCTACCGCACGCCCAATCATTATCAGCCGAATTTTGGGCGGCAATCCGATGGGGGCGACGCAGCTCAATCATGGACGGCAGGCTGAAGAGCTGGTGCAAGGCGGCCTGATGATGGACCTGACCGAGCTTGCTGAAAAGGAAGGCTGGGCTGATTTCATTCGCCCTAAGAGCCTCCTGGAATCCTGCACCTTTGAAGGACGTCTCTATTGCGTTCCGCTGAATATTCATTCCTGGGAATGGATGTGGGTCAATCCGCAAGCATTTCGTGATGCCGGAACAGAGCCGCCCAAGAATTGGAATGATCTTGTCGCTGCGGCTCCCAAGCTGAAGGAAAAGAACATCGTTCCTCTCGCAACCGGTGACGGCTGGCAGGTGAACGGCATACTGACGGTCCTGACGACTGCGATTGGCGGCAAGGACCTTTACCTGAAGGTCAACAAGGACAAGGATGCTGATGCGGCGCGGGGGCCTGAAATGAAGAAGGTCTTTGAAGCGCTGGCGCAGGCACGCGAACTGGCTGATAAGGGTTATGTTGGCCGCTCATGGAACGAGGCGACCAATATGGTGCTGACCGGGCGCGCAGGAACACAGATCATGGGGGACTGGGCGCAGGGTGAGTTTGGTACAGCCGGAAAGGTTGCAGGCAAGGATTATGACTGCTTGCCGGGACTCGGTGTCCATCCGTATCTGGATACTGGCGGCGACGCGATCTACTTCCCGAAGAACAAGGACCCGGAAGTTACGAAAGCGCAGCTAAAGCTGGCTAGCATGCTTGTTTCCAAGGATACGCAGGTCGCGTTCAATCTTGCCAAGGGTTCTCTGCCGATCCGTGGCGATGTCGACCTTGAGGCAGCCTCGACTTGCATGCGTGCGGGCATCGAGATTTTGAAGAACCCGGATAACATCGTTCCATCAGTAGAGCAATTGCGCGCACCGGACACGCAAGGGCAGATCGAAAGTCTGGCGGCTGAGTTTTTCTCCAATCCCGATATGACCGTTGATGACATTCAGGAACGTTTTGCCGAGATTATCGAGCAGGCACAATAG
- the fdhA gene encoding formaldehyde dehydrogenase, glutathione-independent has protein sequence MSKNRGVVYLRPGTVEVRDIEDPVLAAPDGRKLDHAVILKVISTNICGSDQHMVRGRTTAMPGLVLGHEITGEIIEKGSDVEMLDVGDIVSVPFNVACGRCRCCKSQDTGVCLTVNPSRAGGAYGYVDMGGWIGGQARYVMVPYADFNLLKFPDREQAMEKIRDLTMLSDILPTGFHGAVKAGVGVGSIVYVAGAGPVGLAAAASARILGAAVVMIGDFNKERLDHARKVGFEPIDLSASDRLGDMIAEVTGSNEVDSAIDAVGFEARGHSGGEQPAIVLNQMMEITRPAGAIGIPGLYVTEDPGAVDNAAKQGSLSLRFGLGWAKAQSFHTGQTPVLKYNRQLMQAILHGRLNIADIVNAQVISLEDAAKGYESFDQGAAKKFVLDPHGLVTKAA, from the coding sequence ATGAGCAAGAACCGTGGCGTCGTTTATTTGCGGCCCGGGACAGTCGAAGTACGCGATATTGAAGACCCAGTGTTGGCGGCACCGGACGGGAGGAAACTGGACCACGCCGTTATACTGAAGGTAATTTCCACCAATATTTGCGGCTCAGATCAACATATGGTCCGGGGACGCACCACTGCCATGCCCGGTCTTGTGCTTGGCCATGAAATTACCGGTGAAATTATCGAGAAGGGCAGCGATGTTGAAATGCTCGACGTGGGCGACATCGTTTCGGTGCCATTCAATGTCGCTTGCGGACGTTGCCGCTGCTGTAAATCCCAGGACACTGGCGTTTGCCTGACGGTCAATCCATCGCGTGCCGGCGGCGCCTATGGTTATGTCGATATGGGAGGCTGGATTGGCGGACAGGCCCGCTATGTCATGGTTCCCTATGCGGATTTCAATCTGCTCAAATTTCCCGATCGCGAACAGGCGATGGAAAAAATCCGCGACCTGACGATGCTGTCCGATATCTTGCCAACCGGTTTTCACGGTGCCGTCAAGGCCGGCGTCGGAGTCGGCTCGATTGTCTATGTCGCGGGCGCGGGGCCAGTCGGTCTTGCCGCCGCCGCATCCGCACGCATTCTGGGAGCTGCGGTTGTCATGATCGGCGACTTCAATAAGGAACGTCTGGATCACGCACGGAAAGTCGGGTTCGAACCGATCGATCTTTCAGCCAGCGACCGTCTCGGCGACATGATCGCAGAGGTCACCGGCAGTAACGAAGTCGATAGTGCTATCGACGCCGTTGGTTTCGAAGCACGAGGCCACAGCGGCGGTGAACAACCCGCAATTGTGCTTAACCAGATGATGGAGATCACCCGCCCGGCAGGGGCCATCGGTATTCCAGGGCTCTATGTCACCGAAGATCCGGGAGCCGTCGATAATGCCGCAAAGCAAGGTAGCCTGTCCCTGCGCTTCGGTCTCGGTTGGGCCAAGGCGCAGTCGTTCCATACGGGGCAGACGCCCGTGCTGAAGTACAATCGTCAGCTGATGCAGGCTATCCTTCATGGACGTCTCAACATAGCCGATATTGTCAACGCTCAGGTGATATCGCTTGAAGATGCGGCAAAGGGCTATGAGAGCTTTGATCAGGGCGCTGCCAAAAAGTTTGTTCTCGATCCGCACGGCTTGGTGACAAAGGCCGCCTGA
- a CDS encoding LysR family transcriptional regulator — MDRFDAMRVFTRVLERRSFTLAAEDLGIPRSTVTDAIKQLERRLGTQLFLRTTRHVNPTLDGQAYYQRCTAILADVEDAEGGFSGAAPKGLLRVEVQGTLARHFLFPELPAFLEKYNEIEFYMTEGDRFVDLVREGIDCVLRVGSLQDSDMIARRVTVLDEITVASPSYISRFGHPQHPDELGEGHRMIGFRASGSITRMPLEFMIGGKLRTVSIPASVTVNAAESYTAAAREGLGIIQIPRYHAMKHIGDGKLVQILTAYPPTPSPVSVIYPRDRQLSPRVRVFIDWLVTIFARQGVEAH; from the coding sequence ATGGACAGGTTCGACGCGATGCGGGTCTTTACCCGCGTATTGGAACGCCGCAGTTTTACCCTGGCCGCTGAAGATCTCGGAATTCCGCGTTCGACCGTTACTGACGCGATCAAGCAGCTTGAAAGACGACTGGGTACGCAGCTGTTTCTACGCACCACTCGGCACGTCAATCCAACGCTTGACGGTCAGGCCTATTACCAGCGTTGCACAGCAATCCTGGCTGATGTGGAGGATGCCGAAGGTGGGTTTTCCGGAGCTGCACCCAAAGGCCTGCTTCGAGTTGAGGTTCAAGGAACACTGGCCCGCCATTTTCTTTTTCCCGAACTGCCAGCCTTTCTGGAAAAATATAACGAGATCGAATTCTATATGACCGAGGGAGACCGGTTCGTTGATCTGGTTCGGGAAGGTATCGATTGCGTTCTGCGCGTTGGTTCGCTGCAAGACAGCGACATGATTGCCCGGCGCGTTACGGTGCTGGATGAGATCACCGTCGCATCCCCTTCTTATATCTCGCGATTTGGACACCCCCAACACCCCGATGAGTTGGGCGAAGGTCACCGGATGATCGGCTTCAGGGCGAGCGGTAGTATTACGCGCATGCCGCTGGAATTCATGATCGGCGGAAAATTGCGAACCGTCTCGATCCCTGCGTCGGTCACGGTCAATGCCGCCGAAAGCTATACCGCTGCTGCCCGTGAGGGGCTGGGGATCATACAGATTCCCCGCTATCATGCGATGAAGCACATCGGCGATGGAAAACTGGTGCAGATACTCACTGCTTATCCTCCAACTCCATCACCAGTCTCTGTCATATACCCCCGTGACCGTCAGCTTTCTCCGCGGGTCAGAGTATTTATCGACTGGTTGGTGACGATATTTGCCCGTCAGGGCGTCGAAGCGCATTAA